Proteins encoded together in one Oceanobacillus iheyensis HTE831 window:
- the hflX gene encoding GTPase HflX, which yields MTQEKVLVIAVNQTKQDDTRFQSSLHELVSLCKTAGGTVEEVITQKRDRIHPATYMGEGKLQEIREIVEDKDIDIVVANNELAAGQIRNLSDEFGVRVLDRSQLILDIFAMRAQTKEGKLQVELAQLEYLLPRLHGQGTQLSRLGAGIGTRGPGETKLETDRRHIERRIYDIKRRLQLVVKQRSQYRQRRKANDVFQIAIVGYTNAGKSTLFNRLTKSSSLEEDQLFATLDPLTRRVKLPSDMICLITDTVGFIQDLPTALIAAFKSTLEEVAEADFLLHVVDASDSDLNQQQKTVQKLLEELNANHIPMLTVYNKKDLIQGEDFIANQFPNVLVSAYDENDLQHMMLQVESILKEEWNFYTTHVHPEKGDLLYRLKTETLITNREFNEDKEEYVVQGFVRHNHPLNRLVEGK from the coding sequence ATGACGCAAGAGAAAGTATTAGTAATTGCCGTAAATCAAACAAAACAAGACGATACTCGATTCCAATCTTCACTACATGAACTTGTCTCGTTATGTAAAACAGCTGGTGGTACGGTCGAAGAGGTAATCACTCAAAAGCGCGACCGTATTCACCCTGCTACGTATATGGGGGAAGGAAAGTTACAAGAAATTCGTGAAATTGTAGAGGATAAAGATATTGACATTGTTGTTGCCAATAATGAATTAGCTGCGGGTCAAATTCGAAACTTATCAGATGAGTTTGGTGTTCGAGTGCTTGATCGTAGTCAGTTAATTCTTGATATATTTGCAATGCGTGCACAAACCAAGGAAGGGAAACTCCAAGTAGAACTAGCGCAATTGGAGTATTTGCTTCCTCGTTTGCATGGACAAGGTACACAATTATCTCGACTTGGTGCAGGTATAGGAACAAGAGGGCCAGGTGAAACCAAGCTAGAGACTGATCGCCGTCACATTGAACGAAGAATTTATGATATAAAACGTCGCCTGCAGCTCGTGGTAAAACAACGTAGTCAATATAGGCAACGTAGGAAAGCAAATGATGTATTTCAAATCGCAATTGTTGGTTATACCAATGCTGGAAAATCAACACTTTTTAATCGATTAACCAAGAGCAGTTCATTAGAAGAAGATCAATTATTTGCTACACTCGATCCGTTAACAAGAAGAGTAAAGTTACCATCGGATATGATCTGTTTGATTACAGATACCGTTGGATTTATTCAGGATTTACCTACAGCGTTAATTGCAGCATTTAAATCCACCTTAGAAGAGGTTGCTGAGGCAGACTTCTTATTACATGTGGTTGATGCATCAGATTCTGATTTGAATCAACAGCAAAAGACAGTGCAAAAATTATTGGAAGAACTTAATGCAAATCATATTCCGATGCTTACGGTTTATAATAAAAAAGATTTAATACAAGGGGAAGATTTTATTGCGAATCAATTTCCGAATGTATTAGTTAGTGCATATGATGAAAATGATCTTCAACATATGATGTTACAAGTTGAATCTATTTTAAAAGAAGAATGGAATTTTTATACTACTCACGTACATCCAGAAAAAGGAGATTTACTTTATCGGCTAAAAACAGAGACATTAATAACAAACAGAGAATTTAATGAGGACAAGGAAGAATATGTTGTACAAGGTTTTGTAAGACACAATCATCCTTTAAATCGTTTGGTAGAGGGGAAATAG
- a CDS encoding phosphoadenylyl-sulfate reductase gives MGGYSVTYSNFVKDPYKDWFPDDETNGASKILQWAYEVYGTDIVYACSFGAEGMVLIDLISKTQKNADIVFLDTDLHFQETYDLIEDIKVKYPTLNIHIKKPDLTLEEQAAEHGSALWKRQPDQCCYIRKIKPLEDALSGAPAWISGLRREQSVSRSKTDFINKDERFKSIKVCPLIHWTWDDVWEYIKDNNLPYNELHDNGYPSIGCIPCTSQVSDSSDSRAGRWAGTQKTECGLHTSD, from the coding sequence ATGGGTGGCTATTCAGTTACCTATAGTAATTTTGTTAAGGATCCATATAAAGACTGGTTTCCTGACGATGAGACGAATGGTGCTTCAAAAATATTGCAATGGGCTTATGAAGTATATGGAACGGATATCGTATATGCTTGCAGCTTTGGAGCGGAAGGAATGGTGCTGATCGATCTCATTTCGAAGACACAAAAGAATGCTGATATTGTCTTTCTTGATACTGATCTTCATTTTCAGGAAACATATGACCTGATAGAAGATATAAAAGTGAAATACCCAACACTCAACATTCATATCAAGAAGCCTGATTTAACGTTGGAAGAGCAGGCAGCCGAACATGGTTCAGCTTTATGGAAGCGTCAGCCAGACCAATGCTGTTATATTCGTAAAATTAAGCCATTAGAGGATGCATTAAGTGGTGCACCAGCATGGATATCTGGTCTACGGAGAGAACAGTCCGTATCAAGAAGCAAAACAGATTTTATAAACAAAGATGAACGGTTTAAATCTATCAAAGTTTGTCCCTTAATTCATTGGACGTGGGACGATGTATGGGAGTATATCAAAGACAATAACTTACCGTACAATGAATTACATGATAATGGATATCCGAGTATTGGGTGTATTCCTTGTACTTCCCAAGTGAGTGATTCCTCTGATTCACGTGCAGGAAGATGGGCGGGTACCCAAAAGACGGAATGTGGTCTCCATACTTCCGATTAA
- the spoVK gene encoding stage V sporulation protein K, producing MMEQPKAESRTTVAKRMNSPLQLVDREFSSFVGLKDLKTSIKEIYASILINEKRKESGLKDSKQVLHMLFKGNPGTGKTTVARKLAKIYYEMNILSKGHFIEAERADLVGEYIGQTAQKTRAIIQRAMGGVLFIDEAYSLSRGGEKDFGKEAIDTLVKHMEDQHQDLVLILAGYPYEMERFLTFNPGLESRFPFILEFDDYDVEELMEIAKRMVDEREYKFTREAEWKLRNHLARKVRASSVNFSNARYVRNVIERAIRLHAVRLLSEDNYSSNDLMLLTGEDMLLDIE from the coding sequence ATGATGGAACAACCAAAAGCAGAATCACGTACAACAGTAGCGAAACGAATGAACAGTCCTTTACAATTAGTCGACAGAGAATTTTCCTCTTTTGTTGGGCTAAAGGACTTAAAAACATCAATTAAAGAAATTTATGCGAGTATACTCATTAATGAGAAACGTAAAGAATCAGGGTTAAAAGATTCAAAACAAGTGCTTCATATGTTGTTTAAAGGGAATCCTGGTACGGGAAAGACAACGGTAGCTCGTAAGCTTGCAAAAATTTATTATGAAATGAATATCTTATCCAAAGGTCACTTTATTGAAGCGGAACGTGCAGATTTAGTAGGAGAGTATATTGGCCAGACAGCACAAAAGACACGAGCAATTATTCAGCGTGCTATGGGCGGAGTATTATTTATTGATGAGGCGTACTCACTTTCCCGTGGTGGAGAGAAGGACTTTGGAAAAGAAGCAATTGATACACTTGTCAAACATATGGAGGATCAGCATCAAGATTTAGTGCTTATTTTAGCTGGATATCCATATGAGATGGAGCGGTTTCTGACTTTTAATCCTGGATTAGAATCACGATTTCCATTTATATTAGAGTTTGATGACTATGATGTCGAAGAACTGATGGAAATTGCAAAACGCATGGTAGATGAGCGAGAATACAAATTTACTAGAGAAGCAGAATGGAAGCTCAGAAATCATTTAGCAAGAAAAGTTCGCGCCAGTAGTGTTAATTTTTCGAATGCTCGCTATGTCCGTAATGTGATTGAACGTGCGATACGCCTTCATGCAGTCCGCTTATTATCGGAGGATAATTACAGTTCAAACGACTTAATGTTATTAACTGGAGAAGATATGTTGTTAGATATAGAATAA
- a CDS encoding ISL3 family transposase: MQLNSNITLPGLEEGNILDTEVREGIYYIRWELEKTSHRCPQCGEWTNKVHDYRTQKVRHPSIFGRQTIIFYRKRRYKCFFCGKRFFERNPLVKRYKRQSIEFNQVLSLELVHGKSFRDLATRFHTSPTTIMRRFDEITASKMKETQALPKVIAIDEYKGDAGNEKYQTVIADPINRKPLEILKDRKKDTLVDYLRMHGEKVEFVVMDMSPSFKAAVDKALGHPIVIADRFHFTRYIYWALERVRIRVQREFHDYDRKKCKRMRHVFYKKQSKLTKKQQWYLDRYLHMSPDLKRAHELKEAYNVWFQLAKANGPNALKNTKKYLYQFYELVQNAGLPEFLKAKETFHNWQKEIMNSFAFDLHNGYIEGINNQTKVIKRNAFGFKRFDRFRARILLHHQYKKKVV, encoded by the coding sequence GTGCAATTGAATTCTAACATAACATTACCTGGGTTGGAAGAAGGAAATATATTAGATACAGAAGTACGAGAAGGTATTTATTACATTAGGTGGGAGTTGGAGAAAACCTCTCATCGTTGTCCACAGTGTGGAGAGTGGACAAACAAGGTACATGATTATCGTACGCAGAAAGTCCGTCATCCTAGCATATTCGGAAGGCAAACGATTATTTTTTACCGAAAGAGAAGATATAAATGCTTTTTCTGCGGAAAGCGATTCTTTGAAAGAAACCCTTTAGTCAAACGTTATAAAAGACAATCCATTGAGTTTAATCAAGTATTGTCATTAGAGCTTGTTCATGGAAAAAGCTTTCGAGACTTGGCGACACGTTTTCATACATCGCCAACTACCATTATGCGTCGATTTGATGAGATTACTGCATCGAAGATGAAGGAAACACAAGCATTGCCTAAAGTGATAGCGATTGATGAGTATAAAGGGGATGCAGGGAACGAGAAGTATCAAACGGTTATAGCTGATCCGATTAATAGAAAACCTTTAGAGATTTTAAAAGATCGTAAAAAAGATACATTAGTGGATTATCTAAGAATGCATGGTGAGAAGGTAGAATTTGTAGTCATGGACATGAGTCCATCCTTTAAAGCAGCTGTTGATAAGGCATTAGGGCACCCCATTGTTATCGCCGATCGTTTTCATTTTACACGATATATATATTGGGCTTTAGAAAGAGTGAGAATTCGTGTACAGAGAGAGTTTCATGATTATGATCGGAAGAAGTGTAAACGTATGCGACATGTGTTTTATAAAAAGCAATCGAAGTTAACGAAAAAGCAACAATGGTATTTAGATCGCTATTTACACATGTCACCAGATTTAAAACGCGCCCATGAGTTAAAAGAAGCGTATAATGTCTGGTTTCAACTAGCCAAGGCCAACGGCCCTAATGCTTTAAAAAATACTAAAAAGTATCTCTATCAGTTTTATGAACTTGTGCAAAATGCAGGGCTGCCGGAATTCCTAAAAGCAAAAGAAACCTTTCACAATTGGCAAAAAGAAATTATGAATAGTTTTGCCTTTGATTTACATAATGGTTATATCGAAGGAATCAACAATCAAACAAAGGTTATAAAACGAAATGCATTTGGATTTAAGCGATTCGATCGCTTTCGAGCAAGAATACTATTACATCATCAATATAAAAAGAAAGTGGTTTAA
- the glnA gene encoding type I glutamate--ammonia ligase, giving the protein MGKSFTKDEVIKQIKEENVKFIRLQFTDMLGTIKNVEIPYSQLDKALDNKMTFDGSSIEGFVRIEESDMLLYPDLDTFVVFPWTSEKGKVARFICDIYNPDGTPFEGCPRYNLKRNLKKMEELGFDAFNIGTEPEFFLFKLDEKGEPTLELNDHGGYFDLAPTDLGENCRRDIVLELEEMGFEIEASHHEVAPGQHEIDFKYSDAVKHADDIQTFKLVVKTIARKHNLHATFMPKPLFGVNGSGMHVNMSLFNGKENAFYDTSGELELSNTAYQFIAGIIKHATNFTAVTNPTVNSYKRLVPGYEAPCYVAWSGSNRSPLIRIPSSRGLSTRIEVRSVDPAANPYMALSVLLASGLDGIEQGLEAPESVDRNIYVMDKAEREANGVQDLPATLKDAMENLKKDKILVDSLGEHLFEHFIEAKEIEWDMFRTTVHPWEREQYLSNY; this is encoded by the coding sequence ATGGGTAAGTCATTTACGAAAGACGAAGTTATCAAGCAAATTAAAGAGGAAAACGTTAAGTTTATTCGATTACAATTTACGGATATGCTAGGAACAATTAAAAACGTGGAGATTCCATACAGCCAGCTAGATAAGGCTCTAGATAATAAAATGACGTTTGACGGGTCTAGTATTGAAGGTTTTGTACGTATAGAAGAATCTGATATGTTGTTATATCCAGATTTGGATACTTTTGTAGTATTTCCTTGGACTTCTGAAAAAGGTAAAGTAGCACGTTTTATTTGTGATATTTATAATCCAGATGGTACTCCGTTTGAAGGTTGCCCACGTTATAACTTGAAGCGTAACCTTAAAAAGATGGAAGAGTTAGGGTTTGATGCATTCAATATTGGTACAGAACCAGAGTTCTTCTTATTTAAATTAGACGAAAAAGGTGAACCAACTCTTGAACTAAATGACCATGGTGGTTATTTTGATCTTGCACCAACGGACTTGGGTGAAAACTGCCGTCGTGATATCGTACTTGAATTAGAAGAAATGGGCTTTGAAATTGAAGCTTCTCACCACGAAGTTGCTCCAGGTCAGCATGAAATTGACTTTAAATATTCGGACGCTGTAAAACACGCCGATGACATCCAAACTTTTAAACTAGTAGTTAAAACTATTGCTAGAAAGCATAATCTGCACGCTACTTTCATGCCGAAACCATTATTCGGTGTAAACGGGTCTGGTATGCACGTGAATATGTCCCTATTCAACGGGAAAGAAAATGCATTCTACGACACAAGTGGTGAGCTAGAGTTGAGCAATACTGCTTATCAGTTTATTGCTGGTATCATTAAGCACGCTACAAACTTTACAGCAGTTACTAACCCTACTGTAAACTCTTATAAGCGTCTAGTACCAGGTTATGAAGCACCTTGTTATGTTGCTTGGTCTGGTTCTAACCGTAGTCCGTTAATTCGTATTCCAAGCTCTCGTGGTCTAAGTACACGTATTGAAGTGCGTAGTGTAGATCCGGCTGCTAACCCATACATGGCTCTATCAGTACTACTTGCATCAGGATTAGATGGTATTGAACAAGGTTTAGAAGCTCCAGAATCTGTAGATCGCAACATCTATGTTATGGATAAAGCTGAGCGTGAAGCTAATGGTGTTCAAGATCTTCCGGCAACATTGAAAGATGCGATGGAAAACTTGAAAAAAGATAAGATTCTTGTTGATTCTCTTGGTGAACACCTATTCGAACACTTTATTGAAGCAAAAGAAATTGAATGGGATATGTTCCGTACAACTGTACACCCTTGGGAACGTGAACAATATTTATCAAATTACTAA
- a CDS encoding aminotransferase class I/II-fold pyridoxal phosphate-dependent enzyme: protein MMESLIEQAEQDCSLQQKDIQKNVEINQKRVLNAFRHHRISDSHLQGTTGYGYDDIGRDSLEAVYAEVFGGEDALVRPQLVSGTHAITTALFGVLRPGDELVYITGKPYDTMEEVIGKPGKQEGSLHDFNIGYREIPLLADGSVNYKQVKESWTSNTKVIAIQRSKGYDERPSYTVDQISEMIQFVKGIDPSVIVFVDNCYGEFTETKEPLHVGADLMAGSLIKNPGGGLVRAGGYIAGNKELIHLCANRLTAPGLGKETGASLGMLQEMYQGFFLAPHTVGEALKGAILTARFLELAGFNTSPSYLEKRTDLIQTVIFDEADQMIAFCQSIQENSPINSYVKPYPSDMPGYEDQVIMAAGTFIQGSSIELSADGPIRAPYTAYVQGGLTYTHVKIALLEAVKSLKDKGLVS, encoded by the coding sequence ATGATGGAATCACTTATAGAACAAGCAGAACAAGATTGTTCATTACAGCAAAAAGATATACAAAAAAATGTAGAAATTAACCAAAAGCGTGTGCTTAATGCATTTCGTCATCATCGCATCAGTGATAGCCATCTCCAAGGAACGACAGGGTATGGATACGATGATATTGGAAGAGATTCTTTAGAAGCGGTTTATGCGGAAGTTTTTGGGGGAGAAGACGCGCTCGTTCGACCTCAATTAGTCTCTGGAACACATGCTATTACGACTGCTTTATTTGGTGTACTTCGTCCAGGGGATGAGCTAGTTTATATTACTGGCAAGCCATACGACACAATGGAAGAAGTAATAGGGAAGCCTGGAAAACAAGAAGGGTCGTTACATGACTTTAATATCGGGTATCGTGAAATTCCTTTACTTGCTGATGGTTCGGTGAATTACAAGCAAGTGAAAGAAAGTTGGACAAGCAATACGAAGGTAATTGCTATTCAACGTTCGAAAGGATACGATGAACGACCGTCTTATACTGTAGACCAAATTAGTGAAATGATTCAATTTGTAAAAGGAATTGATCCGTCTGTTATCGTATTTGTTGATAATTGCTATGGAGAATTTACGGAAACAAAGGAACCACTCCATGTAGGAGCAGACTTAATGGCGGGGTCACTCATTAAGAATCCTGGTGGGGGCTTGGTCCGCGCAGGTGGATATATTGCTGGAAATAAAGAGTTAATTCACCTTTGCGCTAATCGTTTAACTGCACCAGGGCTTGGTAAAGAAACCGGAGCGTCATTAGGGATGTTACAAGAGATGTACCAGGGGTTTTTCCTGGCTCCGCATACGGTTGGAGAAGCGTTAAAAGGAGCGATTTTAACTGCTAGATTTTTAGAGTTAGCAGGATTTAATACTTCTCCGTCGTATTTAGAAAAGAGAACCGATTTAATTCAAACAGTTATATTTGACGAAGCAGATCAAATGATTGCTTTCTGTCAATCTATACAAGAAAATTCTCCGATCAACTCTTATGTAAAGCCATATCCAAGTGATATGCCAGGATATGAAGATCAAGTCATCATGGCTGCCGGGACATTTATTCAGGGGTCCAGTATCGAGCTTTCTGCTGACGGCCCAATTCGTGCACCTTATACTGCTTATGTGCAAGGCGGATTAACTTATACTCATGTTAAAATTGCGCTATTAGAAGCGGTGAAATCCTTAAAAGATAAGGGTTTAGTTTCTTGA
- a CDS encoding MerR family transcriptional regulator produces MPLFSIGIVIKLTELTARQIRYYEENELIAPERTKGNQRLFSFNDVDRLLEIKDLLDKGLNMAGIKLLLVEGRKTEETSKKNDSNISDRELRTILRNELNEAGRMGKTSIRQGELARFFTSQHQ; encoded by the coding sequence ATGCCCTTATTCTCTATTGGTATTGTTATCAAACTCACAGAATTGACAGCACGCCAAATACGATACTATGAAGAGAATGAATTAATTGCACCCGAACGAACCAAGGGAAACCAACGTTTGTTTTCATTCAATGATGTTGACCGTTTACTTGAAATAAAAGATTTACTCGATAAAGGCTTAAATATGGCAGGAATTAAATTGCTGTTAGTTGAAGGTAGAAAAACGGAAGAAACATCTAAAAAAAATGACAGCAACATATCTGACAGGGAACTTCGAACTATTCTAAGGAATGAATTGAATGAAGCTGGAAGAATGGGGAAAACAAGTATACGTCAAGGAGAATTAGCTCGTTTCTTTACGAGCCAACATCAGTAG